In Marinitoga hydrogenitolerans DSM 16785, one genomic interval encodes:
- a CDS encoding (2Fe-2S) ferredoxin domain-containing protein, translating into MPKIRSLEDLIKQKELVKNKLSLRTVADNENLITLKVAMGTCGIAAGAKETFEKLLDVIEEKGLDNIRVIQTGCMGYCHAEPTVEINEPGKEPILYGRITGEKAKDLIEKHILNGELLQDSIIGETHKSINE; encoded by the coding sequence ATGCCTAAAATAAGAAGTTTAGAAGATTTAATAAAACAAAAAGAGTTAGTAAAAAATAAATTATCTTTGAGAACTGTTGCAGATAATGAAAATTTAATTACATTAAAAGTAGCAATGGGAACATGCGGTATTGCTGCAGGCGCAAAAGAAACATTTGAAAAATTATTAGATGTAATTGAAGAAAAAGGATTAGATAATATAAGAGTTATTCAAACTGGTTGTATGGGGTATTGTCATGCAGAACCAACTGTAGAAATAAATGAGCCTGGAAAAGAACCTATTTTATATGGAAGAATAACAGGCGAAAAAGCAAAAGATTTGATTGAAAAACATATTTTAAATGGAGAATTATTACAAGATTCGATTATTGGAGAAACTCACAAATCAATTAATGAGTAA
- a CDS encoding NADH-dependent [FeFe] hydrogenase, group A6, which translates to MPKITINCKEVEVPENYTVLDAVKSIGGYVPTLCYMKLEDIGIENRPASCRVCMVEIEGRRNLAPACATPVAEGLVVKTHSRRAIHARRTAVQLLLSDHPQDCLKCPKNGECELQDLAAELNIHNNPYFGKMSLHKKDISAAIIRDPNKCVMCRRCETMCNEFQTVGVLSAVDRGFDAVVKPTFDWSLESTACTFCGQCVAVCPTGALVERSYIDQVWDVIEDPKKHVVVQTAPAVRVAIGEEFGYEPGTISTGKLVSALRVLGFDKIFDTNFAADLTIMEEAYEFKERLENGGYLPMLTSCCPGWVKFLEHQFPELLEMPSSAKSPQQMFGAVAKTYYAQKAGIDPKDIVVVSIMPCLAKKYEANREELRGSGYQDVDYVITTRELADMIRESGINFQNLPEEEYDNPLGESTGAADIFGRTGGVAEAALRTAYEWITGEELGNVEFEAVRGYEGVRIAEVGIKGTKVKVGVAHGLGNVRKLLEDIREGKTEVHMIEVMACPGGCVGGGGQPYHHGDFNIIKRRTEAINKIDRNKPIRKSHENPSIKKIYEEFLGKPNSEKAHHLLHTEYFEREWL; encoded by the coding sequence ATGCCAAAAATTACTATAAATTGTAAAGAAGTTGAAGTACCTGAAAATTACACAGTTTTAGATGCAGTTAAATCTATAGGTGGATATGTTCCAACATTATGTTATATGAAGTTAGAAGATATTGGTATTGAAAATAGACCAGCTTCTTGTAGAGTCTGTATGGTGGAAATTGAAGGAAGAAGAAATTTAGCTCCAGCCTGTGCTACACCTGTTGCAGAAGGATTAGTTGTAAAAACACATTCAAGAAGGGCAATTCATGCGAGAAGAACCGCTGTTCAATTATTATTATCAGATCATCCACAAGATTGTTTGAAATGTCCTAAAAATGGAGAGTGTGAATTACAGGATTTAGCAGCTGAATTAAATATTCATAATAATCCATATTTTGGAAAAATGTCTTTACATAAAAAGGATATTTCTGCGGCAATAATTAGAGATCCAAATAAATGTGTTATGTGTAGAAGATGTGAAACAATGTGTAATGAATTTCAAACTGTAGGTGTATTATCTGCTGTAGATAGAGGGTTTGATGCAGTAGTTAAACCAACCTTTGATTGGTCATTAGAAAGCACCGCATGTACATTCTGTGGACAATGTGTTGCAGTATGTCCAACAGGAGCATTAGTAGAAAGATCATATATTGATCAAGTTTGGGATGTAATTGAAGATCCTAAAAAACATGTTGTTGTTCAAACTGCTCCTGCAGTAAGAGTAGCTATTGGGGAAGAATTCGGTTACGAACCTGGAACTATTTCGACTGGAAAATTGGTTTCTGCTTTAAGAGTTTTAGGATTTGACAAAATATTCGATACTAATTTTGCAGCAGATTTGACTATTATGGAAGAAGCTTATGAATTTAAAGAAAGATTAGAAAATGGTGGTTATTTACCAATGTTAACGAGTTGTTGTCCTGGATGGGTTAAATTTTTAGAACATCAATTCCCAGAATTATTAGAAATGCCATCTTCAGCAAAATCGCCTCAGCAAATGTTTGGTGCTGTTGCAAAAACTTATTATGCCCAAAAAGCTGGTATAGATCCTAAAGACATTGTTGTTGTTTCAATCATGCCATGTTTAGCTAAAAAATATGAAGCAAACAGAGAAGAATTAAGAGGTTCTGGATATCAGGATGTCGATTATGTAATTACAACAAGAGAATTGGCTGATATGATTAGAGAATCTGGAATTAATTTCCAGAATTTACCAGAAGAAGAGTACGATAATCCTTTAGGTGAATCAACTGGTGCTGCTGATATTTTTGGTAGAACAGGTGGTGTTGCAGAAGCTGCTTTAAGAACAGCATACGAATGGATTACTGGTGAAGAATTAGGAAATGTTGAATTTGAAGCTGTAAGAGGTTATGAAGGTGTTAGAATAGCTGAAGTTGGCATTAAAGGAACAAAGGTTAAAGTTGGTGTGGCTCACGGTTTAGGCAATGTTAGAAAACTTTTAGAAGATATCAGAGAAGGAAAAACAGAAGTTCATATGATTGAAGTTATGGCATGTCCTGGAGGTTGTGTTGGTGGTGGAGGACAACCTTATCATCACGGAGATTTTAATATAATAAAGAGAAGAACAGAAGCAATTAATAAGATTGATAGGAATAAACCTATTAGAAAATCACATGAAAATCCTTCAATCAAAAAGATTTATGAGGAATTTCTTGGAAAACCTAATAGCGAAAAAGCTCATCATTTATTACATACAGAATATTTTGAAAGAGAATGGTTATGA
- a CDS encoding GNAT family N-acetyltransferase → MITIYKNYYGDLFFKLKNNTEFREILDLIKKIPKRYIYFFSEVKNEYYYMNNIGELYILKGKKESNILKTFSNFYPENDLIYSILKLTNKFLIPFTVFDLANFYKKGYKIRYLKQNEKVISLYILKNNIVEFVFFDVENINLMIQTLNDIASFVEDEYIINVYSNQQNFKNFLLNKNFLAEKEFFIHRLDGYGIHITTPEKNDSNNMMEFYENVLKNTSTLATQLDEFDKTKKDIEKIIDISKKLFGIRILIAKYEKKIIGNCDIYWNIQRKRLERTAKLGISVLENFRNIGIGTMLINNHIVWCIENPKIHRLELEVFSNNPKAISLYEKLGFTIEGKRKEAAFINYKYYDILFMGYITEPKNLF, encoded by the coding sequence GTGATAACAATATATAAGAATTATTATGGTGATTTATTTTTTAAGCTGAAAAATAATACAGAATTTAGGGAGATATTAGATTTAATAAAAAAAATACCCAAAAGATATATTTACTTCTTTTCAGAAGTAAAAAATGAATATTATTATATGAATAATATAGGAGAATTATATATATTAAAAGGAAAAAAAGAATCAAATATTTTAAAGACATTTTCTAACTTTTATCCTGAAAATGATCTAATATATTCTATATTAAAATTAACTAATAAATTTTTAATTCCTTTCACAGTATTTGATTTAGCAAACTTTTATAAAAAAGGATATAAAATTAGATATTTGAAACAAAATGAAAAAGTTATTTCTTTATACATCTTAAAAAATAATATAGTTGAATTCGTATTTTTTGATGTGGAAAATATAAATTTGATGATTCAAACGTTAAATGATATCGCTTCATTTGTTGAAGATGAATATATAATTAACGTTTATTCAAACCAACAAAACTTTAAGAATTTTTTACTAAATAAAAATTTTTTAGCAGAAAAAGAATTTTTTATACATCGTTTAGATGGCTATGGCATACATATAACAACTCCAGAAAAAAATGATTCAAATAATATGATGGAATTTTATGAAAATGTTTTAAAAAACACAAGCACTTTAGCCACTCAATTAGATGAATTTGATAAAACAAAAAAAGATATTGAAAAAATTATAGATATATCGAAAAAATTATTTGGAATAAGAATATTAATTGCAAAATATGAAAAGAAAATAATAGGTAATTGTGATATTTATTGGAATATACAAAGAAAAAGACTTGAAAGAACAGCTAAGTTAGGAATAAGTGTTTTGGAAAATTTTAGGAATATAGGTATTGGTACAATGTTAATTAATAATCATATTGTATGGTGTATAGAAAATCCTAAGATACATAGACTTGAATTGGAGGTTTTTTCTAATAATCCCAAGGCTATATCATTATATGAAAAATTAGGATTTACAATTGAGGGAAAAAGGAAAGAAGCAGCCTTTATAAATTATAAATATTATGATATTTTATTTATGGGTTATATTACAGAACCTAAAAATCTATTTTAA
- the nuoF gene encoding NADH-quinone oxidoreductase subunit NuoF, giving the protein MSSYKYHVLICGGTGCTSSKSELIKDNFEKLIKENGLENDVQVVRTGCFGFCEQGPIVKFLPDNTFYVKVIPDDVEELVNEHIIKGRKVEKLLYVEPTEKERIDESKKMPFYKKQVRVALRNAGLIDPDDIDEYIANDGYQALAKALSITPEEVVEEIKESGLRGRGGGGFPTGLKWGFAQKAKGNIKYVVCNADEGDPGAFMDRSVLEGDPHSVIEGMAIAAYAIGANQGYIYIRAEYPLAVKRLKNAINQAKEYGLLGENILGTDFSFDLEIRLGAGAFVCGEETALLASIEGYRGEPRTKPPFPANKGLWGKPTIINNVETFANIAPIMLKGAKWFRSLGTEKSPGTKVFALAGKINNVGLVEVPMGTTLRDVIFDIGGGIRDNKKFKAVQTGGPSGGCIPAEYLDTPIDFDTLTALGSMMGSGGMIVMDEDTCMPDVAKFYLQFSVEESCGKCTPCRIGNVRLLEILDKITSGRSVIEDLERMEILGKTIKDSALCGLGQTSPNPILSTLHYFRDEYEAHVLDKTCPAGVCKNLITYVIDKEKCVGCTACARVCPVEAISGSIKNPHEIDQEKCIKCGACYATCRFGAIEKI; this is encoded by the coding sequence ATGTCATCATATAAATATCATGTTTTGATATGTGGTGGTACTGGTTGTACCTCTTCCAAAAGTGAATTAATAAAAGATAATTTTGAAAAGTTAATAAAAGAAAATGGTTTGGAAAATGATGTTCAAGTAGTAAGAACAGGGTGTTTTGGTTTTTGTGAACAGGGACCAATTGTAAAATTTTTGCCTGATAATACTTTTTATGTTAAAGTTATACCAGATGATGTAGAAGAATTAGTTAATGAACATATTATAAAAGGTAGAAAGGTTGAAAAATTATTATATGTTGAACCAACAGAAAAAGAAAGAATTGATGAGTCAAAAAAGATGCCATTTTATAAAAAACAAGTGAGAGTTGCATTAAGAAATGCAGGATTAATAGATCCAGATGATATTGACGAATATATAGCTAATGATGGATACCAGGCATTAGCTAAAGCATTATCAATAACTCCAGAAGAAGTTGTTGAAGAAATTAAGGAATCTGGTTTAAGAGGAAGAGGTGGAGGAGGATTCCCAACAGGATTAAAGTGGGGATTTGCGCAAAAAGCCAAAGGCAATATTAAATATGTTGTATGTAATGCTGATGAAGGTGATCCAGGTGCATTCATGGATAGATCTGTATTAGAAGGTGATCCACATTCTGTAATCGAAGGTATGGCTATCGCAGCATATGCTATTGGTGCGAATCAAGGATATATATATATCAGAGCTGAATATCCTTTAGCAGTAAAAAGATTAAAAAATGCTATTAATCAAGCAAAAGAATATGGATTATTAGGTGAAAACATTTTAGGCACAGATTTTTCATTTGATCTAGAAATTAGGCTTGGTGCTGGAGCCTTTGTTTGTGGTGAAGAAACTGCTCTATTAGCTTCAATTGAAGGATATAGAGGCGAACCAAGAACAAAACCTCCATTTCCTGCTAATAAAGGATTATGGGGAAAACCAACAATTATAAATAATGTTGAAACATTTGCAAATATTGCACCAATAATGTTAAAGGGTGCTAAATGGTTTAGAAGCTTAGGAACAGAAAAATCTCCTGGAACAAAAGTTTTTGCCTTAGCTGGTAAAATAAATAATGTTGGACTTGTGGAAGTTCCTATGGGTACAACATTAAGAGACGTTATATTTGATATAGGTGGAGGAATTAGAGATAATAAAAAATTCAAAGCTGTTCAAACTGGAGGACCTTCAGGAGGATGTATTCCAGCAGAATATTTAGATACCCCTATAGATTTTGATACATTAACAGCTTTAGGATCGATGATGGGTTCTGGTGGTATGATCGTAATGGATGAGGATACCTGTATGCCAGATGTTGCTAAATTTTATTTACAATTCTCTGTAGAAGAATCATGTGGGAAATGTACTCCATGTAGAATTGGAAATGTTAGATTATTAGAAATATTAGATAAAATTACTTCTGGAAGATCAGTAATAGAAGATTTGGAAAGAATGGAAATTTTAGGAAAAACAATCAAAGATTCCGCATTATGTGGTTTAGGACAAACATCACCTAATCCTATATTATCAACTTTACATTATTTTAGAGATGAATATGAAGCACATGTATTAGATAAAACATGTCCTGCTGGTGTATGTAAAAACTTAATTACATATGTAATAGACAAGGAAAAATGTGTGGGATGTACAGCTTGTGCGAGAGTTTGTCCTGTAGAAGCAATAAGTGGTTCTATAAAGAATCCTCATGAAATTGATCAAGAAAAATGTATCAAATGTGGCGCTTGTTATGCAACATGTAGATTTGGCGCCATAGAAAAGATATAG
- a CDS encoding NADH-quinone oxidoreductase subunit NuoE family protein: MSVELENQIKQVEEYIDSLNLEGKDKVTKRSYLIHVLHKAQEIIGYLPIDVQKVIAKKLDVHASDVYGVVTFYNFFSMKPKGKYPVSVCLGTACYVRGSGDILEEFKKQLGIKEDETTEDGLFSLHAVRCVGACGLAPVVMIGDEVHGRLTTKDVKRLIKDYRARNKE, translated from the coding sequence ATGTCCGTGGAACTTGAAAATCAAATTAAACAGGTAGAGGAATACATCGATTCATTGAATTTAGAAGGAAAAGATAAAGTAACAAAAAGAAGCTATTTAATTCATGTGCTACATAAAGCGCAGGAAATAATCGGTTATTTACCTATTGATGTTCAGAAAGTAATTGCTAAAAAATTAGATGTTCATGCGTCAGATGTATATGGTGTTGTAACATTCTATAATTTTTTTAGCATGAAACCAAAAGGAAAATATCCTGTTAGTGTTTGTTTGGGAACAGCTTGCTATGTTAGGGGTTCAGGAGATATTTTAGAAGAATTTAAAAAACAATTAGGGATAAAAGAAGATGAAACTACAGAAGACGGTTTATTTAGTCTTCATGCTGTTAGATGTGTTGGGGCATGTGGTTTAGCTCCAGTTGTAATGATTGGTGATGAAGTTCACGGAAGACTTACAACTAAAGATGTAAAGAGATTAATAAAGGATTATAGAGCAAGGAATAAGGAATAA